A genomic stretch from Carbonactinospora thermoautotrophica includes:
- a CDS encoding radical SAM/SPASM domain-containing protein, translating to MLTAEDYQLPELKIPILVQLGLTYRCNLKCSHCYALYRRDRDEFTFDEVERLTDELCQAGSCSLVYSHGENMIRRDFHDIAALFRDRGFYQTLMLNGYYVRSAEDAVRLKEAGINRAMVSLDSTDPATHDRVRGRQGAFQTAVRALALLKEAGVPTVGFSTTIDTHNYADVEKIAAFAAELGVDAVSFMQNRYNRKNVFDRSVWPRYRDVCARLYELILRYRGRLDVYTHDPFMLTLLDERLDDPQERADFIGANLCNVGTSMVSIDPVGNVTGCNFIEETVGNVREEPFAVIWERLVDRYSDAKEPPTGPCVSCSVSGSCMGGCKAFHYSGKYDERCGAQRFGDDQPHGLPTSQVTISAPEPQRAPGVFLGMPRPRARSTRGK from the coding sequence ATGCTCACGGCGGAGGACTACCAGCTTCCCGAGCTCAAGATCCCGATCTTGGTGCAGCTCGGCCTCACGTACCGGTGCAACCTGAAATGTTCGCACTGCTACGCCCTCTACCGAAGAGACCGCGACGAGTTCACGTTCGATGAGGTCGAGCGCCTGACGGACGAGCTGTGCCAGGCGGGAAGCTGTTCGCTGGTGTATTCGCACGGCGAGAACATGATCCGCCGCGATTTTCACGACATCGCCGCCTTGTTCCGGGACCGCGGCTTCTACCAGACCCTGATGCTCAACGGGTACTACGTCCGCTCAGCCGAGGACGCCGTCCGGCTGAAGGAAGCGGGTATCAACCGCGCGATGGTGTCGCTCGACAGCACCGACCCCGCCACCCACGACCGGGTCCGCGGCCGCCAAGGCGCCTTCCAGACCGCGGTACGGGCGTTGGCGCTGCTGAAGGAGGCGGGAGTTCCCACGGTCGGCTTTTCCACAACGATCGACACGCACAACTATGCCGACGTGGAGAAGATCGCGGCGTTCGCGGCCGAGCTGGGCGTGGACGCGGTGAGCTTCATGCAGAACCGCTACAACCGCAAGAACGTCTTCGACCGTTCGGTCTGGCCGCGCTACCGGGATGTATGCGCCCGGCTGTATGAGCTGATCCTGCGCTATCGCGGCCGCCTCGATGTCTACACCCACGACCCGTTCATGCTCACCCTGCTCGACGAGCGGCTGGACGATCCGCAGGAGCGAGCCGACTTCATCGGCGCGAACCTGTGCAACGTCGGAACGAGCATGGTCTCCATCGACCCGGTCGGGAACGTGACGGGATGCAACTTCATCGAGGAGACGGTCGGCAACGTCCGCGAGGAGCCCTTCGCCGTGATCTGGGAGCGGCTGGTCGACCGGTACTCCGACGCCAAGGAGCCGCCCACCGGACCGTGCGTCAGCTGCTCGGTGTCGGGCTCGTGCATGGGCGGGTGCAAGGCGTTCCACTACAGCGGCAAGTACGACGAGCGGTGCGGTGCCCAGCGGTTCGGCGACGACCAGCCGCACGGGTTGCCCACGTCCCAGGTCACGATCAGCGCGCCAGAGCCGCAGCGCGCCCCTGGCGTGTTCTTGGGGATGCCGCGTCCCAGGGCACGGTCAACGCGGGGGAAGTAG
- a CDS encoding PqqD family protein, with product MSKIALASHVVCRNTSGSLRMLFDRDKGVMYELNESASSVVGLLAERPQTLEELLDALTQEYDAPRNVLAEDVALLIEDFRNAGLVEVETVNREA from the coding sequence ATGAGCAAGATCGCCCTTGCCTCGCACGTGGTCTGCCGGAACACCTCCGGCTCGCTGCGGATGCTGTTCGACCGGGACAAGGGCGTGATGTACGAGCTGAACGAGAGCGCCTCCTCGGTTGTGGGCCTGCTGGCCGAGAGGCCGCAGACGTTGGAGGAGCTGCTCGACGCATTGACGCAGGAGTACGACGCCCCACGCAACGTGCTCGCCGAGGACGTCGCGCTGCTCATCGAGGACTTCCGCAACGCCGGGTTAGTCGAGGTCGAGACGGTCAACCGAGAGGCCTGA
- a CDS encoding 2OG-Fe(II) oxygenase codes for MENFFRPDVADALLRFLASAVEYERVEYGDLTCLWRARRPLGEEYFGPLVMRQGQEPDPLALDALAVFESEWFLRWLSRLTCVDVCFLRPPTPYRLDPGDRICLHDDMSDPTHAVSVALNLTPGWRAGDGGETRVGRVTGKFPAPTPADCPIDLHRWEVASDSQLLVPVFNSILVLRLGYEFAHGVEPVAGDRSRYSVTTIYGHALA; via the coding sequence GTGGAGAATTTCTTCCGCCCTGATGTCGCAGACGCGCTGCTCCGCTTCCTAGCGTCCGCTGTCGAGTACGAACGGGTCGAGTACGGGGACCTGACATGTCTGTGGCGTGCGCGAAGACCGCTTGGCGAGGAGTACTTCGGGCCTCTCGTCATGCGGCAAGGGCAAGAACCAGATCCGCTCGCTCTTGATGCTCTGGCGGTGTTCGAGAGCGAGTGGTTTCTGCGCTGGCTGTCTCGTCTTACCTGCGTCGACGTTTGTTTCCTCCGACCGCCTACCCCATACCGCCTTGATCCAGGAGACCGGATCTGCCTGCACGATGACATGTCAGATCCGACGCATGCAGTGTCCGTCGCGCTGAATCTCACACCCGGCTGGCGTGCCGGTGACGGCGGCGAGACGCGGGTAGGCCGAGTGACCGGGAAGTTTCCAGCACCGACTCCTGCCGATTGCCCGATCGACCTGCATCGGTGGGAGGTGGCATCGGACAGCCAACTTCTGGTGCCGGTGTTCAACTCGATCCTGGTTCTGCGCTTGGGATACGAGTTCGCCCACGGGGTCGAGCCCGTCGCCGGCGACCGCTCTCGGTACTCGGTCACTACGATCTACGGCCATGCCCTTGCCTGA
- a CDS encoding B12-binding domain-containing radical SAM protein — translation MRVLFVNPHYTYDPFTLLLHPSLAYGYMANQLKARGHDVVHADLPFEGNSPERVVDYLEDYRPDIVGVTCVAQSYYHALQIAQVVKSWNQTLPVVFGGPHVSFIPSECLERHRCVDFVLLFDAEHSMADLVDVLAAGGEPAGLRKVPGLAYREGPAVRVTAPEPPASDLDQYGIPDRSIFDMERYRRYDYETVVMTARGCPSRCAFCSTTAAGRAARWHSPRHVVDEMEQVIELGFESIFFGDDTFSGNPRRAIEICAEIKRRGIDIPWTSNMRAQDARPEVLDAMREAGAYRVFVGFESIQTHTLHLVKKGTSPERLYKTARRIMAHGLELHASFIVGAPGDTHESLAATLDYIRIVNPTIATFNVMEPRPGTDVYHNPAKYGITIPNPYWYETTDWLDLPVCHTETLTQEEIRSWVHRCYEEFCSADFRSEEKMSALEPVRAAWDAAAESVQRHLPLLPA, via the coding sequence ATGCGCGTCTTGTTCGTCAATCCGCACTACACCTACGACCCCTTCACCCTGCTGCTGCATCCGTCCCTCGCCTACGGCTACATGGCCAACCAGCTCAAGGCGAGAGGCCACGACGTCGTCCACGCCGACCTGCCCTTCGAGGGGAACTCTCCGGAGCGGGTCGTGGATTATCTGGAGGACTACCGCCCGGACATCGTGGGCGTGACCTGCGTGGCCCAGAGCTACTACCACGCCCTTCAGATCGCGCAGGTCGTAAAGTCCTGGAACCAGACGCTTCCTGTCGTCTTCGGGGGACCGCACGTGTCGTTCATCCCGTCCGAGTGTCTGGAGCGGCATCGGTGTGTGGACTTCGTGCTGCTCTTCGACGCCGAGCACAGCATGGCTGACTTGGTCGACGTCCTCGCCGCTGGTGGTGAGCCAGCCGGCCTGCGCAAGGTGCCGGGACTCGCCTACCGGGAAGGGCCGGCGGTACGGGTCACAGCGCCGGAGCCTCCCGCGAGCGACCTGGACCAGTACGGGATCCCCGACCGGTCGATCTTCGACATGGAGCGGTACCGGCGCTACGACTACGAGACCGTGGTGATGACTGCCCGCGGCTGCCCGAGCCGGTGCGCGTTCTGCTCCACCACGGCGGCCGGACGCGCGGCGCGCTGGCACAGCCCCCGTCACGTGGTCGACGAGATGGAGCAGGTCATCGAGCTGGGGTTTGAGTCCATCTTCTTCGGGGACGACACGTTCTCCGGCAACCCCCGCCGCGCGATCGAGATCTGCGCCGAGATCAAGCGTCGCGGCATCGACATCCCTTGGACGAGCAACATGCGCGCCCAGGACGCGCGGCCGGAGGTGCTCGACGCGATGCGCGAGGCCGGCGCCTACCGCGTCTTCGTCGGGTTCGAATCCATCCAGACCCACACCCTGCACCTCGTGAAGAAGGGCACCTCGCCGGAGCGGCTGTACAAGACCGCACGTCGGATCATGGCCCACGGGCTGGAGCTGCATGCCTCGTTCATCGTCGGCGCGCCAGGAGACACCCACGAAAGCCTGGCCGCTACCCTGGACTACATCCGCATCGTCAATCCGACGATCGCGACGTTCAACGTCATGGAGCCTCGGCCGGGCACGGACGTCTACCACAATCCCGCCAAGTACGGGATCACCATCCCCAATCCCTACTGGTACGAGACCACAGACTGGCTGGACCTGCCGGTTTGCCACACCGAGACACTCACGCAGGAGGAGATCCGTTCCTGGGTGCATCGCTGCTACGAGGAGTTCTGCAGCGCCGACTTCCGCTCGGAGGAGAAGATGTCGGCGCTCGAACCCGTGCGAGCCGCCTGGGACGCCGCGGCGGAATCCGTCCAGCGGCACCTGCCACTCCTGCCGGCGTGA